A genomic segment from Nodularia sphaerocarpa UHCC 0038 encodes:
- the aroF gene encoding 3-deoxy-7-phosphoheptulonate synthase, whose protein sequence is MIVVMKSGSPEMEINRISDELISWGLIPEKIIGQNKVVIGLVGETASLDPLQIQEVSPWIEQVLRVELPYKRASRQFRHGEASEVVVNTPDGDVVFGEHHSLVVVAGPCSVENEEMIVETALRVKAAGAKFLRGGAYKPRTSPYAFQGHGESALALLAKARQVSGLGIITEVMDTSELDIIAEVADVIQVGARNMQNFSLLKKVGAQPKPILLKRGMAATIEDWLMAAEYILAAGNPNVILCERGIRTFDRQHTRNTLDLSVVPVLRKLTHLPIMIDPSHGTGWSEFVPSMAMAAIAAGTDSLMIEVHPNPTKALSDGPQSLTPERFDYLMQQLGVIGKAVGRWPQPAVAVTNS, encoded by the coding sequence ATGATTGTAGTCATGAAAAGCGGTTCCCCAGAAATGGAAATCAACCGCATTAGCGATGAACTAATTAGCTGGGGACTAATACCAGAAAAAATCATCGGTCAAAATAAGGTCGTAATTGGTCTAGTAGGTGAAACAGCTAGCTTAGACCCGTTACAAATTCAGGAAGTTAGCCCGTGGATTGAGCAAGTTTTGCGGGTAGAGTTACCATACAAACGGGCTAGCCGTCAGTTTCGTCACGGGGAAGCTTCTGAGGTCGTGGTTAATACTCCTGATGGCGATGTTGTCTTTGGCGAACACCATTCCTTAGTAGTTGTTGCTGGCCCTTGCTCGGTAGAAAATGAAGAAATGATCGTGGAAACGGCACTGCGCGTTAAAGCCGCAGGAGCTAAGTTTTTACGTGGTGGCGCATACAAGCCCCGAACTTCACCTTATGCCTTCCAAGGTCATGGTGAGAGTGCTTTAGCATTGTTGGCAAAGGCGCGTCAAGTTAGTGGTTTGGGTATTATTACAGAAGTAATGGATACTTCGGAACTCGATATAATCGCTGAGGTGGCTGATGTCATCCAGGTGGGCGCAAGGAATATGCAAAACTTCTCTCTGCTCAAAAAAGTGGGCGCGCAACCAAAACCAATTCTTTTAAAGCGGGGAATGGCTGCTACTATTGAGGATTGGTTGATGGCGGCTGAATATATTTTGGCGGCGGGAAACCCGAATGTGATTTTATGTGAGCGGGGAATTAGGACTTTTGACCGCCAACACACTCGCAATACTTTGGATTTATCGGTAGTACCAGTATTGCGAAAACTAACTCATTTGCCAATTATGATTGACCCCAGTCATGGCACAGGCTGGTCTGAATTTGTGCCGTCTATGGCTATGGCTGCGATCGCAGCTGGAACTGATTCACTAATGATTGAGGTTCACCCCAACCCTACTAAAGCCTTATCTGATGGACCGCAATCTCTGACACCAGAACGTTTTGATTACTTAATGCAACAATTAGGTGTAATTGGTAAAGCTGTGGGACGTTGGCCGCAACCCGCAGTGGCTGTAACTAATTCGTAA
- a CDS encoding DUF1517 domain-containing protein gives MRAFNKMMGRTRYVVCRLFLHLAGSDVAPILGVLNSTARDAIAADGDLKDLGEGLVEICETLLRYDEAWLSASNEGEVFWDEGEAGDYVNELFNDSGERYGADLDLSSGSGLNESFSLPVTRNVIVMLTVAYEGEVPDLETDLSNIPALKDALKALINLHYKEKLRAIQIHFSPAQLGDELTNDQLLQYYPELIPL, from the coding sequence ATGCGCGCTTTTAATAAAATGATGGGTCGGACTCGCTATGTAGTCTGTCGCTTGTTTTTGCATTTAGCCGGGTCTGATGTCGCACCAATTCTGGGAGTATTAAATAGTACAGCACGGGATGCGATCGCAGCTGATGGTGACTTGAAAGATTTAGGAGAAGGATTAGTCGAAATTTGCGAAACCCTATTGCGATACGATGAAGCCTGGCTTTCTGCATCCAATGAAGGTGAAGTATTTTGGGATGAAGGTGAGGCGGGAGATTACGTCAATGAATTATTTAACGACTCTGGCGAACGCTATGGCGCAGACCTCGATCTTAGTTCTGGTTCTGGTTTAAATGAATCTTTTTCCCTACCTGTAACCCGTAACGTTATTGTCATGCTCACTGTAGCTTATGAAGGCGAAGTTCCCGATTTGGAAACTGACTTGTCCAACATCCCAGCATTAAAGGATGCTTTAAAAGCTTTAATCAATCTGCACTATAAAGAAAAACTGCGCGCCATTCAGATACATTTCTCCCCAGCACAGTTAGGTGATGAACTGACTAATGATCAGCTCTTGCAATATTACCCAGAATTAATTCCTTTGTAA
- a CDS encoding pentapeptide repeat-containing protein, with protein sequence MTVEELLEQYAAGIINFTGVNLCEANLSGVKLSGINLSAADLSLVNFSGANLSGANLSDTTLNVARLSGANLESVILNNSSLNVANLIRADLSRAQLRGASLVRAELIRANLSRADLFEANLNSADLREATLRQANLRYANLSEANLKGSSLVGANLEMASLNVSNLSRTDLTGANMRDAELKQANLSQANLSGVDLSGANLRWADLNGANLCWADLSGAKLSGANLIGADLSHANLTNASLVHANLTQATLIKAEWNGADLTSAILTGAKLYSTSRFGLKTEGIICDWIDLSPTGDRSIIQKFAGSDARDFFNETAPTIRIIIDAPLEHEANFALAGSYYQIAQNYQGLKQPPSVEISRRRTVLTFRVDNDQALLPTACIAILPFQDAINTQKNIYTIVQMLAKEDIYLELKAPDKIKQLTTLIQQATSHARIIKQMKRNLELAAKLNFCKRPTQTILTNSSAQTLIVYDHPNFGKRFINSSEPDMIFLPNISSESATFTPPDVNMVVDFINSFHYISQ encoded by the coding sequence ATGACTGTAGAAGAATTGCTAGAACAATACGCAGCAGGAATTATCAACTTTACTGGTGTTAACCTTTGTGAAGCTAACTTGAGTGGTGTCAAACTGAGTGGGATAAATCTCAGCGCGGCTGACTTGAGTTTAGTTAACTTCAGTGGTGCAAACCTGAGCGGCGCTAACTTGAGTGATACCACACTGAATGTGGCTAGACTTAGTGGCGCAAATCTGGAAAGTGTGATCCTGAATAATTCTAGTTTAAATGTCGCTAATTTGATTCGAGCAGATTTGAGTCGCGCTCAACTGCGAGGAGCATCCCTAGTTCGTGCCGAGTTAATTCGGGCTAACCTCAGTCGTGCTGACTTGTTCGAGGCTAACTTGAATAGTGCCGATTTACGAGAAGCTACACTCCGCCAAGCTAATCTCCGTTACGCCAACTTAAGCGAAGCCAATTTAAAAGGTAGTTCATTAGTGGGAGCTAACTTGGAAATGGCTAGCCTTAATGTCAGTAACCTCAGTCGTACTGATCTCACTGGTGCGAATATGCGAGATGCTGAACTCAAACAAGCTAATCTCAGTCAGGCTAACCTCAGTGGTGTAGATTTAAGTGGCGCAAATCTCCGTTGGGCTGATTTAAATGGCGCAAATCTTTGTTGGGCTGATTTAAGTGGCGCTAAATTGAGTGGGGCTAACTTAATTGGTGCAGATTTGAGTCATGCCAATTTAACAAATGCGAGTTTAGTCCATGCTAATTTAACTCAGGCAACTTTAATTAAGGCCGAATGGAACGGTGCAGATTTAACGAGTGCGATTTTAACGGGAGCAAAACTGTATTCTACCTCCCGCTTTGGTCTAAAAACTGAGGGCATAATTTGCGACTGGATTGATCTGAGTCCCACAGGCGATCGCTCCATTATTCAAAAATTTGCCGGATCAGATGCACGAGACTTTTTTAATGAAACAGCACCCACAATCAGGATTATTATTGATGCGCCCCTAGAACACGAAGCTAATTTTGCTCTGGCTGGTTCTTATTACCAAATTGCTCAGAATTATCAAGGACTAAAACAACCCCCCAGTGTGGAAATTAGTCGTCGCCGTACTGTCTTGACTTTCCGAGTAGACAATGACCAAGCCTTATTACCTACAGCTTGTATCGCTATTCTGCCATTTCAAGATGCTATTAATACCCAAAAAAACATTTACACAATAGTGCAAATGTTGGCAAAAGAAGATATATATCTGGAGCTAAAAGCACCCGATAAAATAAAGCAATTAACTACCCTCATCCAGCAAGCTACTAGTCACGCTCGGATAATTAAACAAATGAAAAGAAATCTGGAATTAGCCGCCAAATTAAATTTTTGTAAAAGACCTACCCAGACAATATTGACCAATTCCAGCGCTCAAACTTTAATTGTGTATGATCACCCTAACTTTGGTAAACGATTTATTAATTCTTCTGAGCCAGATATGATATTTTTACCTAATATATCTAGCGAATCTGCTACATTTACACCACCAGATGTAAATATGGTTGTGGATTTTATCAACAGCTTTCACTATATCAGTCAATAG
- a CDS encoding prephenate/arogenate dehydrogenase, with the protein MKIGILGLGLIGGSLGYDLRSQGYHVLGVSRRESTCEKAIALGSVDEASVDMSLLAAAGVVFICTPIALIVPQLQQLINHLPVTTIITDVGSVKAPIVEAIAPLWENFIGGHPMAGTADSGIEAAQRDLFVGKPYVLTPDPTTPKTAISVVEEIVRSLGANLYYCQPEQHDRAVSLISHLPVMVSSSLIATCMGEADQQVLQLAQNLASSGFRDTSRVGGGNPELGVMMAQYNRQALLSSLQKYRQNLDELTNLIEQSDWAALELKLQSTGKARPKFVE; encoded by the coding sequence ATGAAAATTGGTATTTTAGGACTGGGACTGATAGGCGGTTCTTTGGGTTATGATTTGCGATCGCAAGGTTATCATGTTTTAGGAGTCAGTCGCCGAGAGTCTACCTGTGAAAAAGCGATCGCTTTAGGTAGCGTTGATGAAGCATCTGTGGACATGAGCCTGTTAGCAGCCGCAGGAGTTGTTTTTATTTGTACACCTATTGCTCTTATTGTTCCCCAATTACAGCAGTTAATTAATCATTTACCTGTAACTACGATCATCACCGATGTTGGTTCAGTAAAAGCACCCATAGTTGAGGCGATCGCGCCACTGTGGGAGAATTTCATTGGTGGTCATCCGATGGCGGGAACAGCAGATAGTGGCATAGAAGCCGCACAACGGGATTTGTTTGTGGGTAAACCCTATGTTCTTACACCAGATCCTACAACACCAAAGACAGCGATTTCAGTTGTAGAAGAAATTGTGCGATCGCTTGGGGCTAATCTTTATTATTGCCAGCCAGAGCAACATGACCGCGCCGTGAGTTTGATTTCCCATTTACCAGTCATGGTCAGCTCGTCCTTAATTGCTACTTGCATGGGTGAAGCTGATCAGCAAGTGCTGCAATTAGCCCAAAATCTAGCTAGTTCAGGGTTTCGAGATACCAGCCGTGTCGGTGGTGGTAATCCCGAATTAGGAGTAATGATGGCGCAATATAACCGCCAAGCCTTGCTGAGTTCATTACAAAAATATCGCCAAAACCTTGATGAATTAACTAACTTGATTGAGCAGTCAGATTGGGCAGCTTTAGAATTAAAATTACAGTCAACCGGGAAAGCCAGACCAAAATTTGTTGAATAA
- a CDS encoding NADAR family protein — protein MTIYFYKVWQPYGCFSNFSDHGIQIQGAYWSTVEHYYQAQKFVGSVDAAIIPIIHAAETPEAAAALGRCSTRQLRSDWEIVKTRVMREAVLKKFLTHLDIKEILLNTGNETLVENSPNDYFWGCGAEKTGQNHLGKILMAVRAEILQSRLFTVISGESKLD, from the coding sequence ATGACCATATACTTTTACAAGGTGTGGCAGCCTTATGGCTGTTTTTCTAACTTTTCTGACCACGGTATCCAAATTCAGGGTGCTTATTGGTCAACTGTGGAGCATTATTATCAAGCGCAAAAGTTTGTGGGCAGTGTGGATGCAGCAATTATACCTATAATTCATGCTGCGGAAACTCCCGAAGCTGCTGCTGCTTTGGGACGTTGCAGTACTCGCCAACTCCGTTCAGACTGGGAGATTGTCAAAACTAGAGTTATGCGAGAAGCTGTACTCAAAAAGTTTCTCACTCATTTGGATATTAAAGAAATTCTTCTGAACACTGGTAATGAGACGCTGGTAGAAAATTCGCCCAACGATTATTTTTGGGGCTGTGGTGCAGAGAAAACTGGTCAAAACCATCTGGGCAAAATTCTCATGGCTGTACGTGCAGAAATTCTCCAATCGCGACTTTTTACGGTAATTTCTGGGGAGAGTAAGTTAGATTAA
- a CDS encoding GAF domain-containing protein, whose amino-acid sequence MEFTDKSNDVQPIFNQENLLHRITNQIRRSLELPEILAATVAEVRLFLHTDRVMVYRFDADDNGEVIAESIHEQRLPSLLGLHFPADDIPQEARDLFLSTRQRSIVDVASGKIGLSPLKSRETGQYLQSEHIYYRQIDPCHIQYLTAMGVKSSLVVPILHQEPGGQGQSVKRELWGLLVSHHSQPRTILKRELKIVQQVADQVMIAIAQSNLLTEARTQQKREATINRVTTLLHQLPTIQLQEALEAVITAFSGVGGRMYIDHSGEIYTSGEQPQLPYQLDSTTIEQHPVWQNWIAEFKPGQVWAITDLYKEPRLRVLATAFQSTQIRGLLVIPLHDRQNCIGVISIFRPAYDSEILWAGQHDPNQRQQLPRFSFELWREQRKGQAREWKPEEISLGNALCYHFSIAIHQQQMYQQVHLLNTNLESRVQEQTAELKKSLLLTKAIKQVTEQIRSTLDLNTTLQAIVQEVRPLLNSDRVLIYQLMGEFGGKVIVEDMNGAWPSVLGMNAPLECFDHEMTSLYCRGRIRAINNVSTDTLSDCHREFLQNLQVQANLIVPINISQQLWGLLIVHQCHAPRNWQDTEIDLLQQLADQAAIAIQQAQLYKQSCTAEIQAKAKAAQLEQALLQLRETQSKLIQTEKMSSLGQLVAGVAHEINNPVNFIYGNLSHANNYIQQLLELLNLYKLHYPHPDEQIHSLMEVIDLDFLREDLPKTISSMQIGTDRIRSIVLSLRNFSRLDEAENKPVDLHEGIENTLLILQHRLKANANLTSVEIIKNYGNLPRIECFAGQMNQVFMNILSNAIDALESSRIMNKGENRLSKPTIWISTQIATDQSRLLLRIADNGLGMTQEVQKRIFDPFFTTKSVGKGTGLGLAISYQIIVDKHGGSMECTSEIGKGTEFVIEIPIKRFSHINTAEKVGINKVN is encoded by the coding sequence ATGGAATTTACTGATAAATCCAACGATGTGCAGCCAATTTTCAACCAGGAAAATTTATTGCATCGGATCACAAACCAAATTAGGCGATCGCTTGAACTTCCAGAGATATTAGCCGCTACTGTTGCCGAAGTGCGTTTATTTTTGCACACAGACCGGGTGATGGTGTATCGATTTGACGCTGATGACAATGGTGAAGTCATTGCCGAATCTATTCATGAACAGCGCCTACCATCACTATTAGGGTTGCACTTCCCAGCAGATGATATTCCCCAAGAAGCCAGAGACTTGTTTCTATCAACACGGCAACGTTCCATAGTGGATGTAGCTAGTGGAAAAATAGGACTATCACCGCTCAAGTCACGAGAAACTGGCCAATATCTCCAAAGCGAGCATATCTACTATCGGCAGATCGACCCATGCCATATTCAATACTTAACGGCCATGGGCGTAAAGTCTTCGCTGGTTGTACCAATTTTACATCAAGAACCAGGAGGACAAGGGCAATCAGTCAAGCGGGAACTGTGGGGATTGTTGGTGTCTCATCACAGCCAACCACGGACGATTTTGAAGCGGGAACTCAAAATAGTTCAACAAGTTGCTGATCAGGTAATGATCGCGATCGCTCAAAGTAACTTACTCACCGAAGCCCGTACCCAGCAAAAGCGAGAAGCCACAATTAACAGAGTTACCACACTCTTACATCAACTACCCACAATCCAATTACAGGAAGCATTAGAAGCAGTTATTACTGCATTTAGTGGCGTAGGTGGAAGAATGTACATTGATCATAGTGGTGAAATATACACATCAGGCGAACAGCCGCAACTACCATATCAGTTAGACAGCACTACAATTGAACAACATCCAGTCTGGCAAAACTGGATAGCTGAATTTAAACCTGGTCAAGTTTGGGCAATTACTGACCTCTACAAAGAACCCCGTTTGCGAGTTTTGGCTACTGCATTTCAATCAACTCAGATTCGCGGACTCCTGGTGATTCCCCTACACGATCGCCAAAATTGTATTGGTGTGATCAGCATTTTTCGCCCCGCCTATGACAGCGAAATTTTGTGGGCTGGACAGCATGATCCAAATCAGCGCCAACAATTACCCCGGTTTTCCTTTGAACTTTGGCGAGAACAAAGAAAAGGACAAGCACGGGAATGGAAACCCGAAGAAATTTCCTTGGGGAATGCTTTGTGCTATCATTTCTCAATAGCAATTCACCAGCAGCAAATGTACCAACAGGTGCATTTGCTAAATACCAACTTAGAATCTCGCGTACAAGAACAAACTGCTGAACTAAAAAAATCATTACTGCTGACCAAGGCAATCAAGCAAGTTACAGAGCAAATTCGCAGTACCTTGGACTTGAACACTACCTTGCAAGCAATTGTTCAGGAAGTTCGTCCCCTGCTAAATTCAGACAGAGTGCTGATTTACCAGCTGATGGGTGAATTTGGTGGCAAAGTAATTGTCGAAGATATGAATGGCGCATGGCCATCGGTGTTAGGAATGAACGCACCACTAGAATGCTTTGATCATGAGATGACGAGTTTATACTGTCGGGGCAGAATTAGAGCAATTAACAATGTTTCCACAGACACTTTAAGTGATTGTCATCGAGAATTTTTGCAAAATCTGCAAGTGCAAGCTAACTTAATTGTGCCGATTAATATTAGTCAGCAACTCTGGGGATTACTGATTGTACATCAATGTCATGCTCCCAGAAATTGGCAGGATACAGAAATTGATTTACTGCAACAGCTAGCAGATCAGGCGGCGATCGCCATTCAACAAGCCCAACTCTACAAACAAAGCTGTACTGCCGAAATCCAAGCCAAGGCTAAAGCTGCACAATTAGAACAGGCTTTGTTGCAACTGCGAGAAACCCAGTCAAAATTGATTCAAACTGAAAAAATGTCCAGTTTAGGGCAGTTAGTAGCAGGTGTAGCCCACGAAATCAACAACCCAGTTAACTTTATTTACGGCAATCTTTCCCACGCCAATAACTATATCCAACAACTACTAGAATTATTAAATCTCTATAAGTTGCACTATCCCCACCCCGATGAGCAAATCCACTCATTAATGGAAGTAATTGATTTGGATTTTTTGCGAGAAGACTTACCAAAAACTATATCCTCAATGCAAATTGGCACTGATCGCATTCGTTCAATAGTCTTATCATTACGCAATTTTTCCCGCTTAGATGAAGCCGAAAACAAGCCTGTTGACCTACATGAAGGTATCGAAAATACTTTATTAATTTTGCAACATCGCCTAAAAGCAAATGCGAATCTTACTAGTGTGGAAATCATCAAAAATTATGGTAATTTACCCCGGATAGAATGTTTTGCAGGTCAGATGAATCAGGTATTTATGAATATTCTCAGCAATGCTATTGATGCCTTAGAGTCATCTAGAATCATGAACAAGGGCGAGAATCGTCTTTCTAAACCAACAATTTGGATTTCCACTCAAATAGCCACAGATCAATCCCGTCTGCTACTTCGCATTGCTGACAACGGTCTGGGAATGACTCAAGAAGTGCAAAAGCGCATTTTTGACCCATTTTTCACCACCAAGTCAGTTGGTAAAGGTACAGGACTTGGGCTAGCAATTAGCTATCAGATTATTGTGGATAAACATGGTGGATCAATGGAGTGTACCTCAGAGATAGGTAAAGGTACAGAATTTGTGATAGAGATTCCGATTAAACGCTTCAGTCACATAAACACTGCTGAAAAGGTCGGCATAAATAAAGTTAACTAG
- a CDS encoding NIL domain-containing protein, with product MKKRVTLTFPKRAIQMPVTYLLAKEFNVAANIIRAQVAPNQIGKLVVELSGDIDRLDEAIEWMRSRHINVSLNLGEIVIDEDVCVHCGLCTGVCPTEALTLHPETSKLTFTRSRCIVCEQCIPTCPVQAISTNL from the coding sequence GTGAAAAAACGAGTTACCCTGACTTTTCCCAAACGTGCGATTCAAATGCCGGTTACTTACCTACTGGCGAAGGAATTTAACGTGGCTGCAAATATTATCCGCGCCCAAGTTGCACCAAACCAAATTGGTAAACTTGTGGTAGAATTATCTGGAGATATTGATCGCTTAGATGAAGCTATTGAGTGGATGCGATCGCGTCATATCAATGTTTCCCTTAATTTAGGTGAAATTGTCATTGATGAAGATGTCTGTGTTCATTGTGGTTTGTGTACTGGGGTTTGCCCCACAGAAGCCCTGACTTTGCACCCAGAAACATCCAAGTTGACTTTCACGCGATCGCGCTGTATTGTCTGTGAGCAATGTATTCCTACTTGTCCAGTACAAGCAATCTCCACGAATCTGTAA
- a CDS encoding thioredoxin family protein, producing the protein MTTETPINSTSKPETTTGRRVRNFLIAIVAIALSVALVLGLRTETNSTSLADLDQASTPLEVAISNGKPSIVEFYANWCTVCQKMAPDIAELEQQYADKVNFVMLNVDNTKWLPEMLKYRVDGIPHFVFLAKDGETIAQTIGDQPHTVMASNLDALVAGSSLPYAKTSGKVSQFRAPVTPTNNQDDPRSHGSQVIN; encoded by the coding sequence ATGACTACAGAAACCCCTATTAATTCTACCTCTAAGCCTGAAACCACAACTGGGAGGAGGGTGAGAAACTTCTTAATTGCCATAGTGGCGATCGCCCTCAGCGTTGCTTTAGTCTTAGGATTAAGAACAGAGACAAATTCCACATCCTTAGCCGACTTAGATCAAGCCTCCACACCCCTAGAAGTAGCCATTAGCAACGGAAAACCCTCAATCGTCGAGTTTTACGCTAACTGGTGTACTGTCTGCCAAAAAATGGCTCCTGATATCGCCGAACTCGAACAGCAGTATGCTGACAAAGTGAACTTTGTGATGTTGAACGTAGACAACACCAAATGGCTACCAGAGATGCTGAAATATCGAGTAGATGGCATTCCCCACTTTGTATTTTTAGCTAAAGATGGCGAAACCATCGCCCAAACCATCGGAGATCAACCCCATACAGTCATGGCTAGTAATTTAGATGCTTTAGTGGCTGGTTCCTCCTTACCCTATGCTAAAACTAGCGGAAAAGTTTCCCAATTTCGCGCTCCCGTTACACCCACCAACAATCAAGATGATCCTCGCAGTCATGGAAGCCAAGTAATTAATTAA
- the hisD gene encoding histidinol dehydrogenase, which produces MQLLKTTDKDFSVRFKALVSDRREATVDVSGTVKDILADVKVRGDAAVQEYTTKFDHYSPPSLHLSADFIAERAAQCPPDVKDALELAAERIGFFHQKQLPQDIGYTDTAGVKLGLNWVALSQVGIYVPGGRASYPSSVLMNALPAKIAGVERIVMAVPMPRGEINPAVLAAAQIAGVKEIYSMGGAQAIAALAYGTISLNPVDKIVGPGNAYVAEAKRQVFGTVGIDSVAGPSEILVVADSQNNPEWIAWDLLSQAEHDPSAQSILITDSESFAEKAIAAIEQILVNLPTKEVASASWKQHGAVIIVEDLAASIPLLNQLAPEHVELCVDHPQELASQIKSAGSIFLGRYTPEAIGDYLGGPNHVLPTARSARFASGLSVYDFLKRITYLECNQQALQTIGKAAVTLAAAEGLPAHGGSVSIRLQ; this is translated from the coding sequence ATGCAGCTACTTAAAACAACCGACAAAGATTTTTCCGTTAGATTTAAAGCCCTGGTGAGCGATCGCCGGGAAGCAACGGTTGATGTTAGTGGTACAGTTAAGGATATTCTCGCTGATGTGAAAGTGCGCGGTGATGCCGCAGTTCAGGAATATACTACTAAGTTTGATCATTACTCTCCCCCATCTTTACATCTGAGTGCTGATTTTATTGCGGAACGCGCAGCACAATGTCCGCCAGATGTCAAGGACGCGCTGGAACTAGCTGCGGAAAGAATTGGATTTTTTCATCAAAAGCAACTACCCCAAGATATTGGCTATACGGATACCGCCGGGGTGAAACTGGGATTAAATTGGGTGGCGTTATCCCAGGTGGGGATTTATGTTCCTGGAGGACGCGCCAGTTATCCGAGTTCTGTGTTAATGAACGCTTTACCTGCCAAAATTGCGGGTGTAGAAAGAATCGTCATGGCAGTACCTATGCCTCGCGGTGAAATTAATCCTGCTGTACTTGCAGCCGCCCAAATTGCTGGGGTGAAGGAAATTTATAGTATGGGTGGAGCGCAGGCGATCGCAGCCTTAGCTTATGGTACTATCAGCCTCAACCCTGTAGATAAAATTGTCGGTCCTGGTAACGCCTATGTAGCCGAAGCCAAACGTCAGGTATTTGGGACTGTAGGTATTGACAGCGTAGCCGGACCTTCGGAAATTTTGGTGGTAGCAGATAGCCAAAATAACCCAGAGTGGATAGCCTGGGATTTACTTTCCCAAGCTGAACACGACCCCAGCGCCCAGTCTATTTTAATTACTGATTCGGAGTCTTTTGCAGAAAAAGCGATCGCAGCTATTGAGCAAATCCTCGTAAATTTACCTACAAAGGAAGTAGCTAGTGCCAGTTGGAAACAACATGGTGCAGTAATTATAGTTGAAGATTTAGCTGCAAGTATACCATTACTAAATCAGTTAGCTCCCGAACACGTAGAATTATGCGTCGATCATCCCCAGGAACTTGCTAGTCAAATTAAGTCTGCTGGGAGTATATTTCTGGGACGTTATACCCCAGAAGCCATTGGCGATTATTTAGGGGGACCAAATCATGTCCTACCTACAGCCCGTTCTGCGCGTTTTGCTTCTGGGTTGAGTGTCTACGATTTTCTCAAGCGTATTACTTATTTAGAATGTAATCAACAAGCTCTGCAAACCATCGGTAAAGCCGCCGTAACTCTAGCAGCAGCCGAAGGTTTACCCGCTCATGGCGGTAGCGTATCTATCCGCCTTCAGTAA